DNA from Syntrophales bacterium:
AAGCGAAGCTTAATGTTCATAATCTATAAGTTCCCGAAAAGACCAGATTCCCGTTTTCACGGGAATGACAATTAACAACATTTCGGGAGAAATTCAAAGGTCTCGCAGCATCAGGATGTGCCCGTCCAGCAGGGCCGCCTCATAAACGACGATGCCGGGAAACAGCCTGCTGAGCTTCTCTTCGTTGTCTTTCCAGTAGAGGTCGTGATTGCCCCAGATTTTGATGTAGCGGGTCTTTTGGGGGTCGCTGTCATGAAACGCCGCCAGCCGCTCGTAAATTGAGGTGTGGGTAATGTAGATCTGATTGAAGCGCTCGACTTCCCAAAGCTCCTCCGCGTCGCCCAGCTCGATCAGCGTGAATCCTTCCGCCAGGTAATAATCGAGGGCGCATTTGAAGATCAGCGAATTGGCGGCAAAGTCGTCGCTCCCCGTCCCGTCGCCCCGGTGGGCGTCGGAAAAGACGATAAACCGGGAATCAGCCGTGCTGGAAAGGTTAATCGTTTTCAAATCACCCCCAAAACGCTAAAAATCAAGACCTTACCCCATACTTGCCGCGAGACCTGAATTTTGTCATTTCGAGGAGCGGTAGCGACGAGAAATCTTAATGCTCGTGCATAGTTAAAGATTTATCCCTGCGGTCGAAATGACAATATTGGCAGTTTTTCAAAGCTCTCACAAAACCTTTGAATTTTGTCATTTCGAGGAGCGGCAGCTACGAGAAATCTTAATGCTCGTGCATAGTTAAAGATTTCTCCCTGCGGTCGAAATGACAATACTGGCAGTTTTTCAAAGGTTTCCTTATACCCTATTTATTTACCGCTTTATATGCTCCCACAAACCGCCCTGCCAGCGCCCCCACATCCTGCCGGATCAGATTCAGATTCCCGATATTCGCCTGCCCCGTGATGTTCATCGACCAGGTAGCCGCCAGCGTCTTGGCCTGCGGGTTCGCATCCAGGACGGCCAACTGCCGCAATTCCATTTTGATATCGTAGGCGTACCAGTATTTTTCCGTCTCATGGGTGTTGATGTTGACGCACAGAACCGGCCGGCCGGGAATGGCAAGCCACGCGTTCCCCTCGGCCACCCGTATCCCGCCCTCCTGCAGCTTCTGCACCACATCCCGCCGGATCTGCGCCCCGCTCAGCCCAAACCTGGCTGCATATTTCTGAACGTTTGGCTGCACCTCCTCCACGACCACGCTGACGCCCTGAAGCCCGGCCAGCGTCGCCCGGCTCACCTCCGAATCCTCGGCCAAGGCCGGCAGGGCAAGAAACGCCGACAGGATCAACGCAATGCTAACAAAAGGCAAAAGGTATCGTCTCTTCATCATTCCTCCTGTTTCCGGGCTGACCGGGGCCAGATTTCAAATCGGAAAAGGGCTCTGTCCCTAATTAAGGGGGGCGGAATTGAGCCAATCTTCCAGGTTGACGTTCAAGGCCATGTTCCTCTTTTTCAGCAGAAGGAGAAAGTCCCACATGCTCAAATCCAGCAGGCGGCAGGCTTCCTCCACGGAAAGATCGCCGGTCTGATACTTCGCCAAAAGCCTCTCCTGCCGGTCTTCAGCAAATCCTTTTTGCAGGATTTCGCGCAGATACGCTGATTTATCGAGGCGCATATCTTTGATAAACGAGGTTATCTCCTTCAGAA
Protein-coding regions in this window:
- a CDS encoding UPF0175 family protein, giving the protein MLKPATVRIPEEFLKEITSFIKDMRLDKSAYLREILQKGFAEDRQERLLAKYQTGDLSVEEACRLLDLSMWDFLLLLKKRNMALNVNLEDWLNSAPLN